The Eleginops maclovinus isolate JMC-PN-2008 ecotype Puerto Natales chromosome 3, JC_Emac_rtc_rv5, whole genome shotgun sequence genome includes a region encoding these proteins:
- the her7 gene encoding hairy and enhancer of split related-7: MKLIHESEDAKFDRKNLKPQVERRRRERMNRSLESLKTLLLQQQEASQRRVEKAEILEHTVLFLQNTAEREKTRVGDVAGGQKHSYQDGFSACLQTASRFLGPDGKGRWLGAALDASLAARVSSLDSDSTGVPRRTEVCCSSNSLRNSSTSILRMLIHRSGHRMRTTAPTVLSCVQTLGESHCSPTTPHQPRKVASPASKQSPSQSITASQSLWRPWP; this comes from the exons ATGAAATTGATTCACGAATCAGAGGACGCGAAGTTCGACAGAAAG AATCTCAAACCTCAGGTGGAAAGACGTCGAAGAGAGAGAATGAACCGCAGTCTGGAGAGCCTGAAGACACTTTTACTGCAACAACAG gAAGCATCTCAGCGCAGAGTAGAGAAAGCTGAGATACTCGAGCACACGGTGCTGTTTCTCCAGAACACTGCTGAAAGAGAAAAGACGAGAGTTGGAGATGTTGCCGGAGGCCAGAAACACTCCTACCAGGACGGTTTCTCCGCCTGCCTACAGACAGCTTCTCGTTTCCTTGGACCTGATGGGAAAGGGCGTTGGCTTGGAGCAGCACTGGATGCATCTCTTGCTGCTCGCGTTTCCAGTTTAGACTCTGATTCTACAGGCGTCCCAAGAAGAACCGAAGTCTGCTGCTCGTCCAACTCTCTCAGAAACTCCTCGACGTCTATTCTTCGCATGCTGATACACAGGTCCGGGCACAGGATGCGCACAACTGCCCCCACTGTGCTCAGTTGTGTTCAGACCCTCGGAGAATCACATTGCTCTCCAACGACTCCCCATCAGCCCCGCAAAGTGGCGAGTCCAGCGAGCAAACAGAGCCCGTCTCAGAGCATCACAGCCAGCCAGTCACTGTGGAGGCCCTGGCCCTGA